One Chryseobacterium indoltheticum DNA segment encodes these proteins:
- a CDS encoding methionine ABC transporter ATP-binding protein — protein MIEIKNISKTFHQKKQAFKALNNINLSIEKGDIVGIIGFSGAGKSTLIRTVNLLERPDEGHIIINGKDFTQLNSKQLAHERKKIGMIFQHFNLLSSRTVFENIALPLELDSDNKDKIREKVNELLQIVGLEDKAHDYPKSLSGGQKQRVAIARALANDPYLLLCDEATSALDPATTQSILQLLRDINHRLGITILLITHEMEVIKAICNHVAVIDKGQLVSKGTLSEIISNKENPIIKQFLNSGVMTIPQELNKKLQKEPQDGLFPLVEIELNESISVEKLLSVIYDQYKIPYKLLKADVEYLGDSNFGKLLLQLQGEADENQKAIYYFNQNNIQNTVKGYA, from the coding sequence ATGATAGAAATAAAGAATATTTCAAAAACATTTCATCAGAAAAAACAAGCTTTTAAAGCTTTAAATAATATTAATTTAAGTATTGAAAAAGGTGATATTGTCGGAATTATTGGTTTTTCAGGCGCCGGAAAAAGTACTTTAATCCGAACCGTTAATTTATTGGAAAGACCAGATGAAGGACATATCATAATCAATGGAAAAGATTTCACACAACTAAATTCCAAACAGTTAGCCCATGAAAGAAAAAAAATAGGAATGATTTTTCAGCATTTCAATCTTCTTTCATCAAGAACGGTTTTTGAAAACATCGCACTTCCATTGGAATTGGATTCTGACAATAAAGATAAAATCAGAGAAAAAGTAAATGAACTTTTACAAATCGTAGGACTTGAAGATAAAGCTCATGATTACCCTAAAAGTCTTTCAGGCGGGCAAAAACAAAGGGTTGCCATTGCAAGAGCCTTAGCGAATGATCCCTATCTCCTACTTTGTGATGAAGCGACAAGCGCACTGGATCCTGCAACGACCCAATCTATTTTACAGTTGCTTAGAGACATCAACCATCGTCTGGGAATAACAATTTTATTGATTACCCACGAAATGGAAGTCATTAAAGCAATCTGCAACCACGTTGCCGTCATCGATAAAGGACAATTAGTATCAAAAGGAACTTTGAGTGAAATTATTTCCAACAAAGAAAATCCTATCATCAAACAATTTTTAAATTCAGGTGTTATGACTATACCGCAAGAACTCAATAAAAAACTACAGAAAGAACCACAAGACGGTTTGTTCCCGTTGGTTGAAATCGAACTGAACGAAAGTATCAGCGTAGAAAAATTACTTTCTGTCATCTACGATCAATATAAAATTCCATATAAACTTCTGAAAGCTGATGTAGAATATTTGGGAGATTCCAATTTCGGGAAACTGCTGCTGCAGTTACAGGGAGAAGCTGATGAAAACCAGAAAGCAATCTATTATTTTAATCAGAATAACATTCAAAATACAGTAAAAGGATATGCTTAG
- a CDS encoding DUF2652 domain-containing protein → MENTNINNGIILIPDFSGFTEFVFNTKLYTGEYIVKQLLSILIDINNQYFDISEIEGDAILFYRYDNKPSYKKISGMLRNMRNAFNMKIQELSEMLNTTIELSLKFIVHYGKFSQYNIGSFRKLYGKPIVEAHQMLKNGFAEQPSYALYSHSFLEKSRQLVNIKEKELFEFGEIEYFENMIMKNR, encoded by the coding sequence ATGGAGAATACGAACATTAATAACGGAATTATTCTGATTCCTGACTTCAGTGGATTTACTGAATTTGTGTTCAATACAAAACTTTATACCGGAGAATATATTGTAAAACAACTACTTTCTATTTTGATTGATATAAACAATCAGTATTTTGATATTTCAGAAATTGAGGGCGATGCGATTTTATTTTATCGCTACGACAACAAACCATCGTATAAAAAGATTTCCGGAATGCTGAGAAATATGAGAAATGCTTTCAATATGAAAATTCAGGAATTAAGTGAAATGTTGAATACGACCATCGAATTATCATTAAAATTCATTGTTCACTACGGAAAATTTTCACAATACAACATTGGAAGTTTCAGGAAATTATATGGGAAACCTATCGTAGAAGCGCATCAAATGCTTAAAAATGGTTTTGCTGAACAGCCTTCTTATGCTTTGTACAGTCATTCTTTTCTGGAAAAAAGCAGACAATTAGTTAACATCAAAGAGAAGGAATTGTTCGAATTCGGTGAAATTGAGTATTTTGAGAATATGATAATGAAAAACAGATAA
- a CDS encoding T9SS type A sorting domain-containing protein, giving the protein MRNFLLSCLLVFGIGISAQTTLLEDNFDTVTSGSTGSWTGTNIGTLSIYPYNAFFVQSGCPANLISVKTMQVTGVTSATVVSCSYQNVSATNTGFAALIYRMVDTTSYYNLKLSYKWKCGGETDQDYGQLVYSTDKINWIPVSTRLQGQTATQTITDLALPAGAENAIIYIGWLFYANTTTATQPGLSIDDVKITGVAPSCSGTPNAGTVSLSSYIGKSGTPITTSALALSAGGGITYQWQSSTDNGASWSDISSATTPSSSITPIGNFGSSILYRLKTTCTNSGQNAVSNTVTYKFDYCSVSANGADNKFPVTSVKIGSLEKVSGTTPGPTTPPQEYFLQDATNFTVTQSDNVTMDVKVFAGTNRMGLTFFIDWNNDGDFDDTNEAFNTTTPLTGTGTTADNFPLIPATFTVPSNAVVGDLRMRIKTNFFPTTNNTTQLAALSSPCSNVINGQSEDHILKVNAQTLAVSDINKTGNLSVYPNPFSSTLNISDIKGVKSISISDISGKEVKSLAPATEINLSSLTTGLYIVNLKMNDGSTKPFKVIKK; this is encoded by the coding sequence ATGAGAAATTTTTTACTATCGTGCCTTTTAGTATTTGGAATTGGCATTTCTGCGCAAACAACACTTTTAGAGGACAATTTTGACACTGTCACTAGTGGCTCTACAGGAAGTTGGACGGGAACCAACATTGGAACTTTATCTATTTATCCTTATAATGCATTTTTCGTTCAAAGTGGATGTCCTGCTAATTTAATAAGTGTCAAAACAATGCAGGTCACTGGAGTTACTTCGGCTACTGTTGTTAGCTGTTCATATCAAAATGTTTCTGCAACTAACACAGGGTTTGCAGCGTTAATTTATCGTATGGTAGACACCACTTCGTACTATAACCTCAAATTATCATACAAATGGAAATGTGGGGGAGAAACAGATCAGGACTACGGACAGTTAGTATACTCTACGGATAAAATAAATTGGATACCTGTAAGTACCAGACTACAAGGTCAAACTGCCACCCAGACTATTACAGATTTAGCTTTGCCAGCAGGAGCTGAAAATGCTATTATTTACATCGGATGGCTTTTCTATGCTAATACAACTACTGCTACACAGCCAGGCTTGAGTATTGATGACGTTAAAATTACAGGAGTTGCTCCTTCTTGTTCAGGGACACCTAATGCAGGTACAGTCAGTTTATCTTCATATATAGGAAAATCCGGAACACCAATAACAACTTCTGCTTTAGCACTTTCTGCTGGAGGAGGAATTACCTATCAATGGCAGAGTTCTACCGACAATGGAGCTTCGTGGAGCGATATTTCTTCTGCAACAACCCCCTCTTCAAGTATTACTCCAATAGGAAATTTTGGAAGTTCTATACTTTACAGATTAAAAACAACGTGTACAAACTCAGGACAGAATGCTGTTTCCAACACGGTTACTTACAAGTTTGACTATTGTAGTGTTTCTGCAAATGGAGCTGATAATAAATTTCCGGTTACCTCTGTAAAAATTGGAAGTTTGGAAAAAGTCTCAGGCACAACCCCAGGTCCTACAACACCGCCACAAGAATATTTCCTACAAGATGCGACAAACTTTACTGTTACGCAGTCCGACAATGTAACTATGGATGTAAAGGTTTTTGCAGGTACCAACAGAATGGGACTTACATTTTTTATCGATTGGAATAATGATGGAGATTTTGATGATACTAATGAAGCTTTTAATACTACTACTCCATTAACAGGTACTGGTACAACTGCAGACAACTTTCCACTTATACCAGCAACTTTCACAGTTCCTTCAAATGCTGTTGTAGGTGACTTAAGGATGAGAATAAAAACCAATTTTTTCCCAACTACCAACAATACGACTCAATTAGCAGCACTAAGTTCACCTTGTAGTAATGTAATAAATGGACAATCAGAAGATCACATCTTAAAAGTAAATGCTCAAACTTTGGCAGTCTCTGATATTAATAAAACAGGAAATCTATCTGTATATCCAAATCCATTCTCAAGTACCCTTAACATTTCTGATATTAAAGGAGTTAAGTCTATTTCTATAAGTGATATTTCAGGAAAAGAAGTTAAATCTCTTGCACCTGCTACAGAAATAAACCTTTCAAGTTTGACAACAGGATTATATATCGTTAACCTTAAAATGAATGATGGCAGTACTAAACCATTCAAAGTAATCAAAAAATAA
- a CDS encoding type IA DNA topoisomerase, giving the protein MKLCIAEKPSVARDIAKVLGATMPKQGYMEGNGYCVTWTFGHLCTLKEPHDYGPQYKSWNLFLLPIIPQSFGIKLIPNKGVENQFKVIERLVAECDEVINCGDAGQEGELIQRWVLQKAKCDKPVQRLWISSLTEEAIKEGFEKLKPAEDYKNLYLAGNARAIGDWLLGINATRLFTKKFGGNKAVLSIGRVQTPTLAMLVQRQKEIDAFSTEEYWELKTKYRDVIFNAAIDRLKTLDRAEKGLEYLKVNPFEILSFEIKEGKEKNPRLFDLTGLQVEANKKFGYSADSTLKYIQSLYEKKHVTYPRVDTTYLSESLYPKIGVILQSMAIYKDLISPLLEQPIPKSKAVFDDAKVTDHHAIIPTEIPPSPNLTREEKLIYDLIAKRFIAVFYPECKISNTLVEAQVGTIPFKTSGRQVLEPGWREVYAKDAKEEPTDKEKDKEEEQTIPEFKVGETGPHDPMIHQGKTSPPKPYTEATLLRAMETAGKQVDDEELREMLKNNGIGRPSTRANIIETLFKRKYIEKKRKNLIATQTGIQLIDTIEDELLKSPELTGEWELKLRKIESGEYEANQFKDELIQMVTELTKKVVDGKAKVFTLHEEKEEVKEKKKREPAVKKELQSWEETQCPKCKSHNLMKGKTAVGCSDFKNCGFKVSFDIFGKKLSDKQLMDLVLKGKTSKLKGFTTHPEGLAEGVVTLSPEFLININS; this is encoded by the coding sequence ATGAAACTTTGTATTGCCGAAAAGCCCAGTGTTGCCAGAGATATTGCCAAAGTATTGGGCGCAACTATGCCTAAACAAGGCTATATGGAAGGAAACGGCTATTGTGTGACTTGGACTTTCGGACATCTTTGCACCTTAAAAGAACCTCACGATTACGGTCCGCAATACAAATCCTGGAATTTGTTTTTGCTGCCAATTATTCCTCAAAGTTTCGGGATCAAATTAATTCCGAATAAAGGCGTTGAAAATCAGTTTAAAGTAATCGAAAGATTGGTAGCCGAATGTGATGAGGTTATCAATTGCGGGGATGCCGGTCAAGAAGGAGAACTTATTCAAAGATGGGTTTTGCAGAAAGCAAAATGCGACAAACCTGTACAGCGTTTGTGGATTTCATCATTGACAGAAGAAGCAATTAAAGAAGGTTTTGAAAAATTAAAACCAGCCGAAGATTACAAAAACCTTTACCTAGCAGGAAATGCAAGAGCGATAGGAGACTGGTTGTTGGGTATCAATGCAACGCGACTTTTCACCAAAAAATTTGGTGGAAATAAAGCGGTTTTATCGATTGGAAGAGTACAGACTCCGACTTTGGCGATGTTGGTTCAGCGTCAGAAAGAAATTGATGCATTCTCAACCGAAGAATATTGGGAACTGAAAACAAAATACCGTGACGTAATTTTCAACGCTGCAATTGACCGTCTCAAAACTTTAGACCGAGCCGAAAAAGGTTTGGAATATCTGAAGGTTAATCCTTTTGAAATTCTTTCATTTGAAATTAAAGAAGGAAAAGAAAAAAATCCAAGACTGTTTGATTTGACCGGACTTCAGGTGGAAGCCAATAAAAAGTTTGGGTATTCTGCAGACAGCACTTTAAAATATATTCAAAGTCTTTACGAGAAAAAACACGTCACTTATCCTCGTGTTGATACGACATATCTATCGGAAAGTTTATATCCGAAAATCGGAGTGATACTTCAAAGTATGGCCATTTACAAAGATTTGATTTCGCCTTTGCTGGAACAACCGATTCCAAAATCTAAAGCGGTGTTTGATGATGCAAAAGTGACCGATCACCATGCGATTATTCCGACAGAAATTCCGCCTTCTCCAAATTTAACGAGAGAAGAGAAATTGATTTATGATTTGATTGCGAAGCGTTTTATTGCCGTTTTTTATCCGGAATGTAAAATTTCAAATACGTTGGTTGAAGCTCAGGTTGGGACGATTCCATTTAAAACAAGTGGAAGACAGGTTCTCGAACCGGGTTGGAGAGAAGTGTATGCGAAAGACGCTAAAGAAGAACCGACCGACAAGGAAAAAGACAAGGAAGAGGAACAGACGATTCCTGAATTCAAAGTTGGGGAAACGGGACCTCATGACCCGATGATTCATCAGGGAAAAACTTCGCCACCAAAACCCTATACCGAAGCAACTTTACTTCGAGCGATGGAAACTGCCGGAAAGCAAGTCGATGACGAAGAACTTCGTGAAATGCTCAAAAATAATGGAATTGGAAGACCTTCAACGCGAGCAAATATTATCGAAACACTTTTCAAGCGAAAGTATATTGAGAAGAAAAGAAAAAATCTGATTGCTACCCAAACCGGAATTCAGTTAATTGATACGATTGAAGACGAATTGCTGAAAAGCCCGGAATTAACAGGGGAGTGGGAATTAAAACTGCGGAAAATTGAAAGTGGTGAATATGAAGCCAATCAGTTCAAAGATGAATTGATACAAATGGTGACCGAACTGACCAAAAAAGTGGTTGACGGAAAGGCAAAGGTTTTCACCTTGCATGAAGAAAAGGAGGAAGTCAAAGAAAAGAAAAAACGTGAGCCGGCTGTAAAAAAAGAATTACAGTCTTGGGAAGAAACACAATGTCCGAAATGCAAATCACACAATTTGATGAAAGGAAAAACCGCAGTCGGATGTTCAGATTTTAAAAACTGCGGCTTTAAAGTTTCATTTGATATTTTCGGTAAAAAACTTTCCGATAAACAATTGATGGATTTAGTTTTAAAAGGAAAAACTTCAAAACTAAAAGGCTTTACCACTCATCCTGAAGGTTTAGCAGAAGGAGTTGTTACGCTTTCTCCTGAATTTCTAATAAATATTAATTCATAA
- a CDS encoding MerR family transcriptional regulator encodes MKTNLPDKLYYSIGEVAKAFDVNASLIRYWEQEFPIIKPKKNKKGNRYFTPEDIKNLKIIYHLVKEKGYTLDGARIALTTNSKISETVTLIDRLEFVKAELLKLKDSLVEKDSE; translated from the coding sequence ATGAAGACAAATTTACCCGACAAACTGTATTATTCGATAGGAGAAGTTGCGAAAGCATTCGATGTAAACGCTTCATTGATAAGATATTGGGAACAAGAATTCCCCATTATTAAACCTAAAAAAAACAAAAAAGGAAACCGCTACTTCACTCCCGAAGATATCAAAAACCTGAAAATCATTTATCATTTGGTAAAAGAAAAAGGATATACGCTTGACGGAGCAAGAATTGCCTTAACAACCAACTCAAAAATTTCTGAAACGGTAACATTAATCGACCGTTTAGAATTCGTAAAAGCAGAATTGCTGAAGCTAAAAGATTCTTTGGTAGAAAAAGATTCTGAATAA
- a CDS encoding AraC family transcriptional regulator — protein sequence MNSISVLHINLFQSEKNAPDFYFNTLKDHLVSSHKHIEKPHRHDFYVTVIFTKGTGTHEIDFQKYDVFEGSLFFLSPGQVHSWELSPDTDGYIFFFSQPYYEMHYVNQKLKNFPFFNSPSFPRKLQLQSDDLVDTIRLFEAIQNEHQSQNVMKQSFILSLISQIYIQSVREFSKGDEKTSAASVSYFKHYQDFENLLEKSFTFQKSISYYASQLNISAKHLNRITQTVMQKTASEIITERVILEAKRMLIYLDEGLVEIAFRLGYEEYSYFARMFRKNTGIAPSQFIKNHKN from the coding sequence ATGAATTCTATCTCGGTATTGCACATCAATCTTTTTCAGTCAGAGAAAAACGCTCCGGATTTTTACTTTAATACATTGAAAGATCATTTGGTTTCCAGTCATAAACATATCGAGAAACCGCATCGTCATGATTTTTATGTTACCGTTATTTTCACTAAAGGAACCGGGACTCATGAAATAGATTTTCAAAAATATGATGTTTTTGAAGGAAGTTTATTTTTTCTTTCTCCGGGACAGGTGCACAGTTGGGAACTTTCTCCGGATACGGATGGCTATATTTTCTTTTTTTCTCAGCCTTATTATGAAATGCATTACGTCAATCAAAAGCTGAAAAATTTTCCATTTTTTAACTCTCCGAGTTTTCCGAGAAAACTTCAGCTTCAATCTGATGATTTGGTTGATACGATTCGCCTTTTTGAGGCTATTCAAAATGAACATCAATCTCAGAATGTTATGAAGCAGAGCTTTATTCTATCTCTTATTTCTCAAATTTATATTCAGTCGGTAAGAGAGTTTTCTAAAGGTGATGAAAAAACTTCAGCAGCAAGTGTATCTTATTTTAAACATTATCAGGATTTTGAAAACTTGCTGGAGAAATCTTTTACTTTTCAAAAATCGATTTCTTATTACGCTTCACAACTCAATATTTCGGCAAAGCATCTTAACAGAATTACCCAAACCGTTATGCAGAAAACGGCTTCTGAGATTATTACTGAAAGAGTGATTCTGGAAGCTAAAAGAATGCTTATTTATCTTGATGAAGGTCTTGTAGAGATTGCTTTCAGATTGGGGTATGAAGAGTATTCTTATTTTGCGAGGATGTTCCGTAAAAATACGGGAATTGCACCCTCGCAATTTATCAAAAATCATAAAAACTAA
- the ccoG gene encoding cytochrome c oxidase accessory protein CcoG: MSIQQGNIKIPGSDGEAFRDSVGTMDDTGKRKWVFPRKPKGKFTNYRDYTSYVLLALFFGIPFLKINNNPFLLINLIDRKFFILGHSFYLQDFFILALGAVISVIFVMLFTVVFGRIFCGWLCPQTIFMEMVFRKIEYWIEGDRNKQMKLDRQSWDSEKIRKRLLKWSVFYIISLIISHFMFMYIVGYENIFKIIQEGPGEHPLHFTAMLSFSLVFYFVFTWLREQVCTLICPYGRLQGVLIDKQTINVYYDTKRGEGRAKWRNGEDRKSSGKGDCIDCGQCVVVCPTGIDIRNGQQLECVNCTACIDACDEVMVKVGLPTGLVRYATEAEIETGKKLGITSRMIITTIFLALLIGFLGFLLNDRGSMEAKFIKPAGSTFFVRDGKIINNFTYTFLNKTNEKKVITIKITHPNHAEIISSGPSKIVLKGDQILKGSISIAFPENEIKSSKQNITFVVLDEKNEVLDTFETTFEGPFKLAL; the protein is encoded by the coding sequence ATGAGCATTCAGCAAGGTAATATAAAAATTCCGGGAAGTGATGGTGAGGCTTTCAGAGATTCTGTAGGAACAATGGACGATACAGGGAAAAGAAAATGGGTTTTTCCTCGAAAACCAAAAGGTAAGTTTACCAATTACAGAGATTATACAAGTTATGTTTTATTAGCTTTATTTTTCGGAATTCCATTTTTAAAGATCAATAATAATCCATTTCTATTAATTAATCTTATTGATAGAAAATTCTTTATTTTAGGGCACTCGTTTTACCTTCAGGATTTTTTTATTTTAGCTTTAGGAGCCGTGATTTCTGTCATTTTTGTAATGCTCTTTACCGTAGTTTTCGGAAGAATATTTTGTGGATGGCTATGCCCGCAAACCATTTTCATGGAAATGGTTTTCCGAAAAATAGAATATTGGATTGAAGGCGACCGTAACAAACAAATGAAACTCGACAGACAGAGTTGGGATTCTGAGAAAATAAGAAAAAGGCTTTTAAAATGGTCTGTTTTCTATATTATTTCATTGATTATCTCCCACTTTATGTTTATGTACATTGTCGGGTACGAAAATATTTTCAAAATCATTCAGGAAGGTCCAGGAGAACATCCTTTACATTTTACGGCGATGCTGTCTTTTTCACTGGTTTTCTATTTTGTTTTCACTTGGTTGCGCGAGCAAGTCTGTACCTTGATATGTCCTTATGGGAGACTTCAAGGCGTGTTAATCGACAAGCAGACCATCAATGTATATTACGACACAAAAAGAGGAGAAGGTCGTGCTAAATGGAGAAACGGGGAAGACAGAAAATCTTCAGGAAAAGGCGATTGTATTGATTGCGGACAATGTGTTGTCGTTTGCCCAACAGGAATTGATATCAGAAATGGTCAGCAATTAGAATGTGTCAACTGCACTGCCTGTATCGACGCTTGTGATGAGGTAATGGTAAAAGTAGGTTTACCAACCGGATTGGTACGTTATGCCACAGAAGCAGAAATTGAAACCGGAAAAAAACTTGGAATCACTTCAAGAATGATTATTACCACAATTTTTCTGGCGTTATTAATAGGATTTTTAGGATTTTTATTAAACGACAGAGGTTCTATGGAAGCAAAATTTATAAAACCCGCAGGATCTACATTCTTTGTGAGAGACGGAAAAATCATCAATAATTTCACCTATACTTTTTTAAACAAAACCAATGAAAAAAAAGTAATTACGATAAAAATAACGCATCCCAATCATGCTGAAATTATCTCTTCAGGACCGAGTAAAATCGTCTTAAAAGGCGACCAGATTCTCAAAGGTTCAATCAGCATTGCATTCCCTGAAAATGAAATTAAATCGTCCAAACAAAATATAACATTTGTTGTCTTAGATGAAAAAAATGAAGTTTTAGATACTTTCGAAACAACTTTTGAAGGACCTTTTAAACTTGCATTGTAA
- a CDS encoding SMP-30/gluconolactonase/LRE family protein, translated as MKNILNAGLVGLVLAFTSCKSSNYNAMLENTEPKLISNQFSFTEGAAADKAGNVYFTDQPNDKIYVWDWKTDKVSLFLDKTGRANGTYFDENDNLITCSDDEGEIWKIGKDKSVQVLSKGFEGKRLNGPNDLWLDGNGGIYFTDPLYKRDYWQNFKVEIPEKNLYYRNKDGKISKLETFVQPNGIIGNVKTKKLYVSDIDAGKTYVYDILGDGKLSEKKLFCQMGSDGMTLDKDGNLYITGDGVTVFNAKGEKVHHIKIPEDWTGNVTFGGEKNDILFITASKSVYTLQTKTKGLK; from the coding sequence ATGAAAAATATTTTGAATGCAGGTCTTGTTGGTTTGGTTTTGGCATTTACCAGTTGCAAATCATCAAATTACAATGCTATGTTGGAAAACACTGAACCAAAATTAATATCAAATCAATTTTCATTTACCGAAGGAGCTGCAGCAGACAAAGCCGGAAACGTTTATTTTACAGATCAACCTAATGACAAAATTTATGTCTGGGATTGGAAAACAGACAAAGTATCTTTATTTTTAGATAAAACCGGACGCGCCAACGGAACGTATTTCGATGAGAATGATAATTTAATTACCTGTTCAGACGATGAAGGTGAAATCTGGAAGATTGGTAAAGATAAATCAGTACAGGTTTTATCTAAAGGCTTTGAAGGGAAACGACTAAATGGTCCCAACGATCTTTGGCTCGACGGAAACGGAGGAATTTATTTCACCGATCCATTGTATAAAAGAGATTATTGGCAAAATTTTAAAGTGGAGATTCCTGAAAAGAATCTGTATTACAGAAATAAAGATGGCAAAATTTCAAAACTGGAAACTTTTGTGCAGCCTAATGGAATCATTGGAAATGTGAAGACAAAAAAACTGTACGTTTCGGATATTGATGCCGGAAAAACGTATGTTTATGATATTTTAGGAGACGGGAAATTATCTGAAAAGAAATTATTCTGCCAAATGGGATCAGACGGAATGACGCTTGACAAAGATGGAAATCTTTATATTACCGGAGATGGCGTCACTGTTTTTAATGCTAAAGGTGAAAAAGTACATCACATTAAAATTCCTGAAGACTGGACGGGAAATGTAACTTTTGGAGGTGAGAAAAACGATATTCTGTTTATTACCGCTTCAAAATCTGTTTACACATTGCAGACAAAAACCAAAGGATTGAAATAG
- a CDS encoding DEAD/DEAH box helicase — translation MELESIYKKLQIQDMNQMQKSTYKTTENNTDVVLLSPTGSGKTLAFLFPVLRNLKKESTGIQALIVVPARELALQIEQVFKSMGTDFKVTVCYGGHDKKIEINNLKEAPAVLIGTPGRIAYHMRNKNLDVKTIKNLVLDEFDKALELGFHDDMEYIIENMYNLYQRILTSATSMDEIPKFTGLKDEKIVDFLKLGENKPDIQLRKVMTISEEKLDTLFHLICKIGNKRTLIFCNHRETVDRIADLLLDKGIARETFHGGMEQDERERALLKFRNDTARVLITTDLAARGLDVPEVESIVHYQLPATEDAFIHRNGRTARMNAKGFAYLVMTEDEKFPFIKKDTPEESVKEFSKVPANPPFQTIYISAGKKDKVNKVDIVGYLLKKGELQKEDLGLIEVKDTTSYVAVSRTKVRELLKKLNTEKLKGKKVKMEVAY, via the coding sequence ATGGAATTAGAATCTATTTACAAAAAACTGCAGATTCAGGATATGAATCAGATGCAGAAATCTACATATAAAACTACAGAAAACAATACCGATGTTGTTTTGCTTTCACCTACAGGATCAGGAAAAACATTAGCTTTTTTGTTTCCGGTTCTCAGGAATCTTAAGAAAGAATCAACAGGAATTCAGGCATTAATAGTAGTACCAGCAAGAGAATTGGCTTTACAGATTGAGCAGGTATTCAAGTCGATGGGAACAGATTTTAAGGTGACTGTATGCTACGGCGGTCACGATAAAAAAATTGAGATCAACAATCTCAAGGAAGCTCCTGCTGTATTGATCGGAACTCCGGGAAGAATTGCCTATCACATGAGGAATAAAAATCTTGATGTAAAAACAATCAAAAATCTGGTACTTGATGAGTTTGATAAGGCTTTAGAATTGGGTTTTCATGATGATATGGAATATATTATTGAAAACATGTACAATCTTTACCAGAGAATTCTGACTTCCGCAACTTCAATGGACGAAATCCCTAAGTTTACAGGTCTGAAAGATGAAAAAATAGTAGACTTCTTAAAATTAGGAGAAAATAAACCTGATATTCAATTAAGAAAAGTGATGACTATTTCTGAGGAAAAACTGGATACTTTATTTCATCTTATTTGCAAAATAGGGAATAAAAGGACTCTGATTTTCTGTAATCACAGAGAAACTGTCGACCGTATTGCTGATCTGCTTTTAGATAAAGGCATCGCCAGAGAAACTTTCCACGGCGGCATGGAACAGGATGAAAGAGAACGTGCTTTGCTAAAATTCAGAAATGATACAGCCAGAGTTTTGATTACCACAGATTTGGCTGCAAGAGGTTTAGACGTTCCCGAAGTTGAATCGATCGTACATTATCAATTGCCGGCAACAGAAGACGCTTTTATTCACAGAAACGGTCGTACCGCAAGGATGAATGCAAAAGGCTTTGCTTATTTGGTGATGACAGAAGATGAAAAATTTCCTTTCATTAAAAAAGATACGCCAGAAGAATCTGTAAAAGAATTTTCTAAAGTTCCCGCAAACCCGCCTTTTCAGACAATTTACATCAGCGCAGGAAAAAAAGATAAAGTCAATAAGGTAGATATCGTTGGATATTTATTGAAAAAAGGTGAGTTACAAAAAGAAGATCTTGGTCTGATCGAAGTAAAAGATACAACTTCTTATGTAGCTGTTTCCAGAACTAAAGTAAGAGAATTACTTAAAAAACTAAACACTGAAAAGCTGAAAGGCAAGAAAGTGAAAATGGAAGTTGCATATTAG
- a CDS encoding PaaI family thioesterase, with translation MTPEKRKLMTDSFNRSETLKFYKAELLEVNTDFVSIKIPKMELMTRKAGMFNGAMIASLVDVSSGYAAVSHYEEDCYVVTVELKVNYLRPAMGDALVSKAYVVKGGSKISVIRTEIFTVDEKHSSESHVATSLVTMMKIK, from the coding sequence ATGACTCCCGAAAAAAGAAAACTCATGACCGACAGTTTCAACCGCTCTGAAACATTGAAATTCTATAAAGCTGAATTATTAGAAGTAAACACTGATTTTGTTTCTATTAAAATTCCTAAAATGGAATTAATGACCCGAAAAGCTGGAATGTTCAATGGGGCAATGATTGCTTCCTTGGTTGATGTTTCTTCAGGATATGCGGCAGTAAGTCATTACGAAGAAGATTGCTATGTAGTAACGGTGGAGTTGAAGGTGAATTATTTGAGACCTGCAATGGGAGATGCGCTGGTTTCAAAAGCTTATGTAGTGAAAGGAGGTTCTAAGATCAGTGTCATCAGAACAGAGATTTTCACGGTTGACGAAAAACACTCTTCTGAAAGTCATGTAGCAACGTCTTTGGTGACCATGATGAAAATTAAATAA